From Xylanivirga thermophila, the proteins below share one genomic window:
- a CDS encoding phosphoribosylaminoimidazolesuccinocarboxamide synthase, which produces MKLVYKGKTKDVYEMDGEKYLLKFKDDVTGENGRFDPGANTVGLTMEGAGKAGLRLTKFFFEKLNNMGIPTHYVDADIENSSMIVKKATMFGNGIEVICRYRATGSFMRRYGMYAKEGQPLDAFVEITLKDDVRNDPPITEDALDMLGILSKEEYKVLKDLTQKISGVVKDELKAKGMELYDIKLEFGRIGEDRHIALIDEISGGNMRAFKDGKYIEPLELEKIMLEN; this is translated from the coding sequence ATGAAGTTAGTGTACAAGGGTAAGACAAAAGATGTCTATGAGATGGATGGCGAGAAATATCTATTGAAATTCAAGGATGATGTAACAGGAGAAAATGGTAGATTCGATCCAGGAGCTAATACGGTGGGGCTTACTATGGAAGGTGCAGGTAAAGCTGGGCTGCGATTGACAAAATTCTTTTTTGAAAAATTAAACAATATGGGTATACCTACCCATTATGTGGATGCTGATATTGAGAATTCTTCTATGATAGTGAAAAAAGCTACAATGTTTGGAAATGGCATAGAGGTAATATGCAGGTATAGAGCAACAGGAAGTTTTATGCGCCGTTATGGAATGTATGCAAAAGAAGGTCAACCTTTAGATGCTTTTGTGGAGATAACCCTTAAGGATGATGTTAGGAATGATCCTCCTATAACGGAAGATGCGCTAGATATGCTGGGTATCCTCTCAAAAGAGGAGTATAAGGTATTAAAGGATCTTACTCAGAAGATCAGTGGCGTTGTAAAAGATGAATTAAAAGCAAAGGGAATGGAACTATATGACATTAAGCTTGAATTTGGGAGGATAGGTGAAGATAGACATATTGCTTTAATAGATGAAATATCGGGAGGTAATATGAGAGCTTTTAAAGATGGTAAATATATTGAACCATTAGAGCTTGAAAAAATAATGTTGGAGAATTAA
- a CDS encoding P-loop NTPase family protein (In Listeria monocytogenes this protein binds a specific sites on DNA, influencing the topology and transcription; regulates flaA, proU and ompC; is osmoregulated) — protein sequence MTIGKRIMIIGSPGSGKSTFSRRLAEITSIPLIHLDRTYWNAGWIETPKEQFYAWQRKIVQGDTWIIDGNYGSSMDIRLSKADTVINFELSRWTCIVGYFKRLITNVGQSRPDMGEGCPERLDLEFIKYIWKFPKNIAGKNRDRIGQCERLNVITFKNRKEANSFLEKISQSFRD from the coding sequence ATGACAATTGGTAAGAGAATAATGATAATAGGATCACCTGGAAGTGGGAAGAGTACATTTTCACGGAGGCTTGCTGAAATCACATCTATACCACTTATACATCTTGATAGAACATATTGGAATGCTGGATGGATAGAGACACCGAAGGAACAATTTTATGCTTGGCAGCGGAAAATAGTTCAAGGGGATACATGGATAATCGACGGGAATTATGGTAGTTCAATGGATATACGCCTTTCGAAGGCAGATACGGTCATAAACTTTGAACTTTCAAGGTGGACTTGTATTGTGGGATACTTTAAGAGGCTCATTACCAATGTGGGACAGAGTCGACCAGATATGGGAGAAGGTTGTCCTGAGCGGCTAGACCTTGAATTTATAAAATATATTTGGAAATTTCCCAAGAATATTGCTGGAAAGAATAGAGATAGAATAGGACAATGTGAGAGATTAAATGTGATAACATTTAAGAATCGTAAGGAAGCTAACAGTTTTTTGGAAAAGATCAGTCAATCATTTCGGGATTAA